A stretch of DNA from Sugiyamaella lignohabitans strain CBS 10342 chromosome B, complete sequence:
CAGTTCTAAAACGGTCTTGTGCACGGGAATAAAATCATTTAAAAGCATCGATTTATCTTGTTTATGAATTGATTTGGTAAAAATTCACTTTCTTTCAATACAAATAATTGCAAGTAATATACAAACGAATGTTCCGTATCATTATCCGCAATGCAGCAAGAAGAGGGTCTGCAAAGCCCAGTCACGTGAAATTCCCAGGGGTAATCTATTCAGGGGTAAGtaactcaggggtaaaagGCCGATCTCTCTCTAcaccagcggcagcaaGTACAAGAGTTTCTGCACCACCGGTCAGGAAATCAACTACAACTGCTagagaaaacaagaaaagcAAGAAAAACTTGGTTGTTCTAGGATCCGGATGGGGTGCTGTGTCATTAGTAAGATCAATTAATCCCAGTCAGTACAATGTGACGATTATTTCACCTCGgaactttttcttgttcactCCGCTACTTCCGTCCGCTACCACTGGTACTGTTGAGTATAATTCAATTACAGAATCCATTAGCGGCATTCTAGCTAAGGAATCGTCTAAGTCCTTGGCTGAAGACAGTTATAGCAGATATCTTGAAGCGAGAGCTACCAAGATCGATTATACAAACAAATCAGTTGCTATTGAAGACATCACAACCCATGAGGAACATTCGGTTCCTTTTGACTATCTTGTCATTGCAGCAGGTGCAACCACATCCACGCTCAATGTTCCAGGAGTTAAAGAGCATGGTTTATTTCTGAAAGAAATAGACGACTCACGCAAGATTCGTGCTAGAGTAGCCAACTGGATCAATAGCGGTAAAGGAACCTCTTTACAGGCCGTCGTTGTAGGAGGGGGTCCTACTGGAGTCGAAGTAGCAGCCGAGCTTCAAGACctatttgaagaagatatcaagaaaagGATACCAGATGCTGGTCCTGATACTTTCAAAGTGAGTCTCATCGAAGCAATGCCGAGTATCCTAAACTCGTTCGACAAACGGTTGAGAAAGTTTGCAACATTGCAGCTGCAGAAAGACCATATCAACCTTCTCACCAACACAGCTGTGGAGAAAATTACCGACAAGACCGTTTATGCAAAAGCAAAGACAGTTCTACCAGACAAGTCAGAGTCTGTTGAGGCCATCGAGATCCCTTACAACATGCTCATTTGGGCCACAGGTATCACCACCCACCAGTTCATCCGTGAGTTCATGTCGACCATCCCCGAGCAGAAAGATTCTAAACGAGGCGTGCTCATTAACGACGACATGTCAGTCAAAGGAGTTGCCGATGTATGGGCCATTGGCGACTGTACAAGCTCAAAGTACCCAGCCACAGCACAAGTGGCGACCCAGCAGGGAACCTATCTTGGCACTACATTGAACCAGCTCGCCACGGTCACTGAAGCTCCAgactccaccaccaccagcacaTCCATTGCACCCTTTGAGTACCATCACAAGGGTTCCTTAGCATACGTCGGAGGCAACCGAGCAGTCGCGGACCTGCAACTATGGTCGGACGGCAAAATGTCGTCCATGGGCTACTTCACGTACTGGATGTGGAGAGTGGCCTACCTCAGCATGTTCGTGCCGGCACAAAACCGGTTCCTGGTGGCAGCCGACTGGCTGCGAGTCAAGCTCTTCGGCCGCAATATCAACACTATTTAGATAATTTTTAATCCTGATACATTTTCATGggcacatgcctccggcggctggggctccgccccagaccccgctgctcctctcgctgcgctcgagtcgttactcCGGGATCCCCACGCTGACTTcacacccccacgcccgactcgagcgtagcgagaggagcagcggggtctggggcggagccccagccgccggaggcagaaaaAGCCCCCCAGAAACCGGGGGTCGGTGGAGAGGATGTCCCGATATGCAGGTTCGAGTGGTGCCAGGTGGTGTTACCGAGGGCAGATCGCGTATTTTTTCAGCTGCAAGCATATGGCAATTTCACCTTCCGACACACAGGTCAACAGAAACATGAGTGGAAACCAAAATCTTTATTATATCATTGCAGCAGTGGTGACGGTGGTGTCGATTCTGGCTGTACAGATTCTGTTCAAGTCGTCGGCTGACAAACCTGCTCTTGACAAGAATGTTTTCCGGGAGTTCCCCCTGATCCAGAAGACCGTGTTGACCCACAACTCGGCTGTCTATAGATTCGGACTGGCTCGTCCTACTGATAATCTTGGTTTGCCTATTGGCCAACATATCTCGGTTGCTGCTTATATCAACGACAAGGAAATTGTTCGTTCTTATACACCCACCTCGTCAGATGACGACAAGGGCTACTTCGACCTTCTTATTAAGTCGTACCCCAACGGAAATGTTTCCAAGTATGTCAGTGAGCTCAAGTTAGGAGATTTGGTCAAGGTTCGTGGTCCTAAGGGTCAATTCAACTACACTAATGGTTTGGTTCGCGAGTTTGGTATGGTAgctggtggtactggtatCACTCCCATGTACCAGATCATGAAGGCCATTGCCAAGGACCCCAACGACAAGACCAAAGTGAGTCTCATCTACGCCAATGTCAGTGTTGACGATATCCTCCTCAAGAAGGAAATTGACGAGCTTGTTGCTGAAAACGACAACATCAATGTGCACTATGTTCTCGACAGACCTCCTGAGGGCTGGACTGGCAGCACTGGTTTCGTGACCGCCGACATCCTCAAGGCTCATGCCccagctcctgctgccgacgtcaagcttcttctttgtgGCCCACCTCCCATGGTCAGCGCTGTCAAAAAAGCTGCTGTCACTCTCGGCTACGAGAAGGGTAAGCCCGTATCTAAACTCGAGGACCAGGTGTTTGCTTTCTAAATTTATAGATACGATAATCTAGTTTCGgtggggggtgtgcctccggcggctggggcgctgccccagaccccgtggctcctgcttcgcaggagatggctgggaccgtggatgtgacgactcgagcgcagcgagaggagcagcggggtctggggcggagccccagccgccggaggcaccgtCACAGGAAGTAGTTGTAGAGAGGATATGTATTATTTTAGGTAGAGGTGGTCATGACAGGAACGAGAAGGCGCTGGTGAAGGACGTTGAGTGCTTTAAGAGCGTCGGTCTCGTCGACCACGCACGAGATGTTGATCTCGCTGGCTCCCTGGGAGATCATTtcgatgttgatgttggcTTCGGCGAGCGTCGAGAACATCTTTCCGGCAATACCCACGAGCTGCTTCATTTCTTTGCCGACAAGAGACACGATACACAGCTTGCGGGTCACGTCGACTGACCCGTATTTACGCAGTTCGACAAGTGCTTCTTTGAATGATGCTTCTGACAGGTTGGAATGCAGTGCCATGGACACATGCACCTCGGATGTCGAGATGAGGTCGACTACCAGCTTTCTTTTGTCAAGGAGATCAAACACACGGGCCAAGAATCCATGCGATTGGTTCTTTTTGTTCGAGTGAACATTGAGAACAATGATGTTTTGCTTGGTAGTCACAGCGGTGGGTAGCTTCATTTTCGGTTGACTCGAGATAGCGGCCAGTAATGGTGAGCTCAGCTCGGAGACCGCAATAGGAGGGTGCAATGGAGTTTCTGTTCCAGCACGAGACTCGAAATCTGGGAAAATAATGGTACCGTTACCTTTGGGGTTCATGACATTCTTGATACGAATAGGGATTCGGGCACGAATAACCTGTTCCATTGTAAATGGATGGATAACCTCAGAACCGTAGTATGTCAACTCAGAAGCCTCTTCAGGAGTGATTCGGTCAATGAGTCTAGCAGTAGGAACCTTTCTGGGGTCGGCAGTGAAAATACCATCGACTTCTTTCCAGATTTGCAGCTCGTCGGCTTGTAATCCAACGGCAATAAGAGCAGCACACAAATCAGTGTAACCTCTACCCACACCGTTCAAAAGTCCACCGGGAACAACACCGAAAAAACCAGTCACCACAGGAATCttatcaccagcagccttAATAGCCTCGACCAGCTGGGCAGTGAGATAGCTGTAGAACTCCTTGTCAAGACCAGTCTTGCTGACATCGTATCCAATGGGAATAACCCGAGAAAGATCAACATAGTGAGCAGGCAGTCCATGATCGTTCATGACAGCAGCCATGAACATGCAACTGAGCTTTTCTCCCACAGACATGATGGAATCCAGTGTACGAGGACTGATCTCGTCAATCACTTGAGATGCACTGAGAAACTTCTCGAGCAAATCACACTCTTTGTTGATAGCTGCCAGCAACTCGTCCAATAGAGCACTATTGTTACGGATCTTGTCCTTGGACGTATTCACATGGTCGTCTCTAATGGCTTCAATGATGCTGATATAATCTCCCTTTGTGAGAGCCTCGTCTGCAGCAGTCAACAATCTGGTTGTAGTACCTTCTGCTTTAGTATCAGTACTTCGAGCAGAACACACAACAACTGGACTGTAGTGCTTGGAGTACGACTCGACGATGTCTTTAATGTTTTCTGGGAACTTGCCAACAGAGGTTCCGCCATATTTCATGACAATCTTTTGTTTCGCCATGGTCATGATATTGAATTGGTAGGGTCAGTGAGTTTGGATTCTGTAATGGTACAACTGGTCCTGAATGAATGGAGTAGTATGTCActgatgattctgattcCAAAGAAACCTCACACAGCAAGCGAATTTTTTGTAGGATTTTATGATTTTCTAATATATTAGCAGTTTTCACGAGATAACACAACAGTTTCTAAAAGTAACTCGATGACCTGATAATATATGGTCTAGTAATGAAAGAACGTAATAGAGAAGGATGGGGGTCTCGTGGGTTTTACCGGATTCGAGACTCTAAAGAGTATGCCTCGTAATACAAAAACTGCTTCCTCATGCACCGTCAATTATGCCGTATATAAGTAAACACCTTATATACGCCAGAAAAGATGAAATAGTTgtgaaaagaagaaaagaagaaagtttGAAAGGAAAAGCGAATCTGCTGTCACCACGGTATGCTGCTTATACAGCTCTGACGATCCCGATTTTTCAGATGCAGATCCAACCCGTTAACGGCGCACCTTTTATTGGTAGACTACAATGAGTCAATTCAGGCCGGTCTGTGAACCGGCCTGCAGCCAAGCGCTGCACTGACTTCCGCTGGGTTCAACCCAGTGGGCCCATATCATCCCATCACAGCGCTCCTTATCCGGTTTCATTCCGACCAACAAACAACCAGGGtccacccccaccacctcaATCGGACCCAAACCACCGCCGGTCGGTGCCCGGGGATGCGGCCCGGTAACTCCGGTAAACCcggcgtgcctccggcggctggggctccgccccagaccctggttgctcctgcttcgcaggagatggctgggaccgtgtatgtaacgactcgagcgcagcgagaggagcagcggggtctggggcggagccccagccgccggaggctggcCCCTGATTCCCGTGTATACAGTACCTGTTTTAGTGGGCCATAAGtaccaacaaaaatgatCTCATCCGGAGCAGAGACTAATGTGGTTGGAGAGGAAGGAGTGTTTGACCCATGTTTGAGGAACCGGGCCGCTGGTCGGGTGGTGAAAGTAAGGTTATGTCAAGTCGGGACTGTTTCAGGGGCATCAGGGTCTAGATACTGCCGCATGTACATACATATACGTGCATAGGGGTAGACAGACAGGAAGGTGCGGCTGGAGGAGGGTTGGAAAAGAGTGCagggagctgctggtgtatGAATGGGAAGGGATAATGTTACGACGAGGCCGTCAATACTGCTGCAGACTACTATGATGTTGGTTATGATAAGTTGACAGAACTCTTCAAACATCGTACAACCAGCATTTTGTCAGTATATATCAGTGTGGATAGCTCTGGAGTTGTAAATACGTGAGCGAAAAGCGAAATCCGTCTCTAATTCGTGcataatatatatattggaCTGGCAGATAGGGCCGTATTCAGGCTGTATAGTGATCGATCTGGCTGATAAACAAGGGTGGAAAGCGTATATATTGGGCGGCGTGGTTGTGGGCCAGTCAGTGAATATATATGAGTCGAGGTAAGATTGTACAGCTATTGGAAgtgattttgatattgattttgtcaatgAATGCCAACTAACGGTTCTAGATCCAACTGTCGCGGTCTCGAAGACCACCAGGAGGGGTCCAGGAGAAGGGGGTGGATTCACGACAAACAATCCTGATACTACACGGCGAACAACAACTGGTCATGGTTCAGGTCGTGTTTCGGGAAGAagtgctggtggtaatggaaataatgataatacTAATATTAGGAGCCAGCCTGTATACTCGTCCAGCTCGAGTTCGGCTCTAGAACGGTTCTTCACGCGGTTACTCTTCTGCGAATCACGACCGAAAAGTGGTCGTGTGGGTGAAGATGGATCGGAATTGAAAAGCGATACAAATTTAACGAGCACATCACGCGAACGAAAGGCTCAAAAGGTCGAATATGGGTCAGATAAGCTTGGTGCAGCTGGCTCGGGAAATGTCAAGACCACAAAAAATGGTCATAAGCGAGACGTGTCAACAAGTGCTAGTTCTGTTCctgtggctgctgctgctgcttctgctgctgttactgAAGCAGTAGGACGAGGAAATGTTGGATTGAAACCTAGTCGCAGTAATCGACAACATGGAACGCAAGGTGCTGGTCAAAAGCATAGACCACACACAAGTCCTGGTTCAGGTCCACATCATGAATCCGAATTGGCAACAAAGAtatctggttctggtactCCTCATCTCGACAAACCTGTTCCACCTTTGCCTGAATCAGGACCAGACGCACAAGTCACAGAACTAGGAGAGAAGGAGAAATTCGACTCGTCATCGACTCCGAACGGCGGGGTGTACGACAACGACCAGCATCTGAAATTTGTAGAAGCCAACCATGGAGGAACTGGAAAGGGCAATAATGAAACAATAGATTACGAAAAGGGGGAGATTTCAATTCCCGATAATAAGACGCTTGGAGCCGGCGACAACCAGCTCGTCGAGTATTCGACGTCATCGCACCACGAAGGAGTTGATCCAAACGACAAGGATTCGGGACTGTCGACTGCATATTATCAGGGAGAACCTGATAGAGGCATGGGAATCATCCCCTCGCCATACGATCCACCGAAACAATGGCTCCTGGAACCAATCAGCGCCGAACTGGCAGGACGCAAGTGTCTGGTATTAGACCTCGATGAGACGCTTGTGCACAGTAGTTTCAAATATATTCACCAGGCCGATTTCGTGATTCCCGTCGAGATCGAGTCACAGTACCATAATGTGTATGTGATCAAACGGCCTGGTGTCGACGAGTTTATGAAGCGAGTGGGCGAGCTGTATGAAGTGGTGGTATTTACAGCCAGTGTCAGTAAATATGGAGATCCGTTACTGGACCAGCTGGACGTTCATAACGTAGTTCACCACCGACTTTTCCGCGAGAGCTGTTATAATTACAACGGCAACTATGTGAAGAACCTGTCTCAGCTAGGACGACCACTCCAAGACACGATTATTATCGACaactcagcagcatcatACATATTCCACCCGCAACACGCGGTTCCCATTTCGAGCTGGTTCTCCGACATCCACGACAACGAGTTGCTCGACATGGTGCCCTTTCTCGAGGACCTGGCTGCCGACAAAGTCTCGGACGTCAGTCTCGTGCTCGACGTCAACATTTAACGCCCGCCTCTCCCATCGCTTTTCGATGGGGTTTGCATGTATTTTACCGTCCATCGTACCATTTCAAGTTTGTGCATATCCGTACGCCCCTCTTATGATCATTCTTAGCTTActatatttaatatttaataataatctgCTCCTGTCAcgttgcctccggcggctggggctgtgccccagaccccaggctcctctcgcttcgctcgagtcgtttcgtcgacggtcccagcaaactcctgcgaagcaggagccacggggtctggggcggagccccagccgccggaggcagcggcCAATGGATATTTATAGCTATGTTTGAATAAATACAGCGGTGTCTTGGAACACCAGAATGCAAGAGGGGGTCTAGTCTTTGATGGCGGTGCCGACGATGTGCTTCTCGCGCTCTTTTTCGTAAGGCACAGCTCCTTTCTTGCTGTGGCGGCGCATGTTGTCTTGACGGCGTTTGATGCTCTCGAGCTCGACTTTCTTGATCTCGGATGCCTTCTTGATGGCTTTGGGAACGTGTCTGTGTCTGGCAATGCGCTTGATTTCGGGCATGTGCTTGAATCGTTCTTTGAGCGCATCGTCGTATTCGAGTTTGGTCCGTTCACGAGTGGATTTGACACCCGAGCGTTGCGATGCCACACTTCGCCACAGTCGCACATTACCGTCGTCTGATCCGGAAATGATGTATTTTGAATCCATTGAGAATTTGACACAGAACACTCTTTGCATTCGTTTGGTGTGGTAAATGTCCCTGGAATGACCTTCTTTAAGACGGAAGATTCTAATGGACCGGTCGTACGAACCGGTAACTAACTCTTGTCCAGTGGGCGAAAAGTCGACATCCAGAACTGCAGCAACATGGTCCTTGTATACATTTAATGCTCTATCCAGCTTACGCATGTCGTAAAGGTAGATATTGTGGTCTtcactggcagcagcaaagtTAAATGCCTCCATTGGATTCCATGCGATAGCGTTGGTGCTGAGTGTGGACACCAGTTTTTGAACTGGAGATGCGGTACGGAGATCGTAGATAACCAACGATCTATCAGAGCCAGCAGATGCAAGAATAGAAGTTTCAGTCTGGTTAAATTTGACGGTGTTCACATTATCAGCACCCCATGACAGGTTGCTTGTAGGTTTAGATCTAGCAGTGTCCCATAGCTCGACTGTGGTACCGGCAGTAACAAATTTACCTTCATCTCTGTGGTGATCAATTCCATTGAAAGCACCAACTCCGAGATATGTTTGTAAGGGTTCACTAGCGCTCTTGGCATCTTTAACGTTCCACAACTTGACAGTCTTGTCACTGGCACATGACAACAGAGAACCACTGGGAGTCATGGTCAAACCTCGTACAATATTTTCGTGTGCTTTAACCGAGAAGACTTCATCTCGGGCAGACATATCCCACAATTTGATGATACCATCACCACTTCCAGTGGCCAATCTGTTCAAGCTTCTCGAGTTCTTAGCAATGCTGTACACACCGTCAATATGACCTCTGCCGAGTTGACCAACAAATGGCTGAGCAAACATACGCTCTAACTTCGTGGCATTCAATGCTCTGGTATACTCTCTGGCTCTCTCAAAAGGATGTAAAGCGGGATCCAAATTCCGAGGAAGACGCTGAACATCTGTATTTCTGGCTGGCAAGTAGCTATCAGCCGAACGACTGATGGTCTTGATTTTCTTTACGAAATGTTAGAATATTTTCTCATCACTATCTTTATAACCCAAAGTACCGGCTTGAGTACCAGTAAAACTTACCATTTTCGATAAAGGATGTTAAGAAAAACTCGTGTTTCtatacaataaatatatcctGTTACACTATCTCAAGCTGatccaaatatttttggtgATCATCGAAAATTTCCCGATAAACGCCGCATCAGCCATTGCCGCACACACCCTTGACCTTATCAGGGGCCTAACGGCCATGCATATGCAATCTAGACCCTGAAAATGCTAGGATCCCCattatgaagaaaaaatagcTTGACAACTCACTGGGATTTTGGCCTATAAACGTAGAAGTTCGGTAGGATTAGTGGTTTCCCATGGTGATTGTAGAAGACAGTGATCCCGAGGCAGATCCAGCTGAAGTGAGAGTGCTGCTGGCGCTGGTAGACACTACAACTGTCTGGTCGATGTCGCTTTCATAGTTTTCAACTGCGCTGTTATTGGATTTTGACTTTAAGATGCCCTTCGAATTCACTTCACCATCTGTGTGGCTTCGTAATAGTGGCCGTCTTGGATCATCCTTTCCAAATGAGCGTTTACTGCTGGGTCTTGTCTCATTATCTTCGTTGCGATGCTCATGATAGTGATACTCGGAAGATTGAATAATCGAATCAACAAGATAGTACTGAATAGAGTTCATGCTATAGATAACAGTTagtaaaataaaatgcaaCAAAAGTACCCAAATATCACTTACATTAAAGGAAATATCATCATGACAAATGCAACCTGGACCCGCTCATCAAAGTTTGTCCACGATATCAGAAATGCACCAAAGTCATCCATGAATGGCATCCACCACACAAAAACGTATAAAACAACTTTCATACACATTAGAGCTATCATGAATAGGGCACATTGTTTCATAAATGAGCTCCATTTTGGTGGGTTGCCGTACTGGCCCGAAACAATGCCCTTAATACCAAGACGAAAACATCCCGTATGAACCAGGTACAGAAAAAACCATAGAACTGGCACTCCTATCGTGGTATCGAGCAGAATATTAAGAAAGTACCAGTTACATGGGTTCGTGTCGACTCCCGGGTCTTTTGTAGAACTGAATAAAATAGATGCCAAAACGTTGACAAAATGAAGGCCTCCTGCACCGatgatttgttttgaaaCGTCGAAAAACCAGATCCACCAAGGTCGCCGTGGATTTTCTTTACTTCTTTTGTAGACTAATGATAAGATTGCACAAGCTCCCATGCTTAGTTGAACTATCAGCGCAAATGGGCCTAAAAGCTCGCAGTTGCCTTCGCGGAACGAAGAGTCAGCTGGAAGCGGCCATAAATTCATCCAATCCGGCCAATTCATTTATACCACACCTTGTAATTCTAAATATTCTTCTAGAGCATATGCTTATACTCAAAGTAATAGCAATAACTGTGTTCTCAGCAGATGTTTTATATGTTGGAGAATACTGGATAAGTGTCGAAGTCAGAGTCGGAGCCAGCGTTGGAGTCAGAATCGGGTCGGTCCTTCGGCTATCTTGTCACTTGGAAGATCGGGAGTTAGATATTAAGATTAGCTGCCGTTTAAATAAAGCCAAGTACCCAATCTGTCAGTATTCCttatttttaaatattgTGGGTTGAAATGTAAGTCAACAGTGAAGTTGCTGGTCTCGGGACTGTTGGTTTGTGGCGTATATGTATATTTGTTTTGCTCACCCACGCCGTCTGGTGGACAACTACAGGTGGAGATCGCCACGGAGTTTCACAGAATGCAGGCCAACGAACACCAATACCTAACTCCCGGCAATGAAAATatacttttgttttgccAAAAAACAATACCACTTGCCTAGTCAAGTAGTTCTTAATTTACGAACACtgatttgatattttctaGCAGAGGTTAAGTTGACATTTAGGTAATTACAGTCCGGGTAATCCACGTGTGCCGTGTGTCAGGACTGCAATCGGTCCCTGCAGCTATATATTGCGGGTTAGGATCATAACAAAGCTAGTCATTTGATACTTTTGAGTGAGTTCTTTTTTAAATTCTATCGAAATAAGAGGCTTTTGAGCCGTCAAGGGATTTTTGGAGTTGAGCTGTGACTTATGGTCAGAGACCACAATCTCACCCTCTATAATCCCCTAATTTGTTCAGTACGTGGGAGCTTTTTGGGCTCCTATTGAGAAACAAACCAGAATTTCACCTGAAGATTAAGAAGGAAAGGCTTCTTTAGAAGCAGAACAGATGGTTActtgaaaacttttgaatATTAAAGATAAAACTCTTTTATTGGTatctacccctgagataACTACATTCTCCCAGCTTATACCCCAACCCTAAACTACTCGGGCACGTGACGGCACGAATTATTCTCACCATATGTTCACAGTGTCTTAATAAGCGATTTTGGACGTCAGGTTACTGGACTGAAAATTAGTGAAAAATGACCGAGTCAGCTGGTAAGTAGCCTGTGAAGTCAAGAGTGACGTGGTGGATATCCTGCAGATGATTTTAAATAGACAGAATACTAACAATCAGCTCCTGCTTGCCATGCTGCCCCCAAGGCCGAAACTTCTAGTAAGTAATCTTAAGTGAATAAGCTATAAGAACTGTTTGGGTATTGAAATTAGCTTATTAGCTTATTCGGGTATTGAACCACCCTCCTTACGTATTGGGTATTGGAGTATTTATAACTTGTTGGATAATTTTATAGATTGGATTGGGTGCCACAGTATTATTACTGATGTGGCTGTTTtaatgctgatattgtaAGGAACAGAGATTCTAACATGTGTAGAACCCAAGCCTTGTTGTGTTTGTCTCGAGGAAAAATCTATTAGAGACAAGTGCATTTTGCTGAACGGCCAA
This window harbors:
- the HOM3 gene encoding aspartate kinase (Aspartate kinase (L-aspartate 4-P-transferase); cytoplasmic enzyme that catalyzes the first step in the common pathway for methionine and threonine biosynthesis; expression regulated by Gcn4p and the general control of amino acid synthesis; GO_component: GO:0005737 - cytoplasm [Evidence IDA] [PMID 14562095]; GO_function: GO:0005524 - ATP binding [Evidence IEA]; GO_function: GO:0016597 - amino acid binding [Evidence IEA]; GO_function: GO:0004072 - aspartate kinase activity [Evidence IEA,IEA]; GO_function: GO:0004072 - aspartate kinase activity [Evidence IDA,IMP] [PMID 18626862]; GO_function: GO:0016301 - kinase activity [Evidence IEA]; GO_function: GO:0000166 - nucleotide binding [Evidence IEA]; GO_function: GO:0016740 - transferase activity [Evidence IEA]; GO_process: GO:0008652 - cellular amino acid biosynthetic process [Evidence IEA,IEA]; GO_process: GO:0009090 - homoserine biosynthetic process [Evidence IMP] [PMID 4380684]; GO_process: GO:0009089 - lysine biosynthetic process via diaminopimelate [Evidence IEA]; GO_process: GO:0008152 - metabolic process [Evidence IEA]; GO_process: GO:0009086 - methionine biosynthetic process [Evidence IMP] [PMID 4380684]; GO_process: GO:0016310 - phosphorylation [Evidence IEA]; GO_process: GO:0009088 - threonine biosynthetic process [Evidence IEA,IEA]; GO_process: GO:0009088 - threonine biosynthetic process [Evidence IDA,IMP] [PMID 18626862]; GO_process: GO:0009088 - threonine biosynthetic process [Evidence IMP] [PMID 4380684]) — its product is MTMAKQKIVMKYGGTSVGKFPENIKDIVESYSKHYSPVVVCSARSTDTKAEGTTTRLLTAADEALTKGDYISIIEAIRDDHVNTSKDKIRNNSALLDELLAAINKECDLLEKFLSASQVIDEISPRTLDSIMSVGEKLSCMFMAAVMNDHGLPAHYVDLSRVIPIGYDVSKTGLDKEFYSYLTAQLVEAIKAAGDKIPVVTGFFGVVPGGLLNGVGRGYTDLCAALIAVGLQADELQIWKEVDGIFTADPRKVPTARLIDRITPEEASELTYYGSEVIHPFTMEQVIRARIPIRIKNVMNPKGNGTIIFPDFESRAGTETPLHPPIAVSELSSPLLAAISSQPKMKLPTAVTTKQNIIVLNVHSNKKNQSHGFLARVFDLLDKRKLVVDLISTSEVHVSMALHSNLSEASFKEALVELRKYGSVDVTRKLCIVSLVGKEMKQLVGIAGKMFSTLAEANINIEMISQGASEINISCVVDETDALKALNVLHQRLLVPVMTTST
- the PSR2 gene encoding Psr2p (Plasma membrane phosphatase involved in the general stress response; required with Psr1p and Whi2p for full activation of STRE-mediated gene expression, possibly through dephosphorylation of Msn2p; PSR2 has a paralog, PSR1, that arose from the whole genome duplication; GO_component: GO:0016020 - membrane [Evidence IEA]; GO_component: GO:0005886 - plasma membrane [Evidence IEA,IEA]; GO_component: GO:0005886 - plasma membrane [Evidence ISS] [PMID 10777497]; GO_function: GO:0016787 - hydrolase activity [Evidence IEA]; GO_function: GO:0016791 - phosphatase activity [Evidence IEA]; GO_function: GO:0004721 - phosphoprotein phosphatase activity [Evidence IEA]; GO_function: GO:0004721 - phosphoprotein phosphatase activity [Evidence ISA] [PMID 10777497]; GO_process: GO:0071472 - cellular response to salt stress [Evidence IGI] [PMID 10777497]; GO_process: GO:0016311 - dephosphorylation [Evidence IEA,IEA]; GO_process: GO:0008152 - metabolic process [Evidence IEA]), producing MISSGAETNVVGEEGVFDPCLRNRAAGGGFTTNNPDTTRRTTTGHGSGRVSGRSAGGNGNNDNTNIRSQPVYSSSSSSALERFFTRLLFCESRPKSGRVGEDGSELKSDTNLTSTSRERKAQKVEYGSDKLGAAGSGNVKTTKNGHKRDVSTSASSVPVAAAAASAAVTEAVGRGNVGLKPSRSNRQHGTQGAGQKHRPHTSPGSGPHHESELATKISGSGTPHLDKPVPPLPESGPDAQVTELGEKEKFDSSSTPNGGVYDNDQHLKFVEANHGGTGKGNNETIDYEKGEISIPDNKTLGAGDNQLVEYSTSSHHEGVDPNDKDSGLSTAYYQGEPDRGMGIIPSPYDPPKQWLLEPISAELAGRKCLVLDLDETLVHSSFKYIHQADFVIPVEIESQYHNVYVIKRPGVDEFMKRVGELYEVVVFTASVSKYGDPLLDQLDVHNVVHHRLFRESCYNYNGNYVKNLSQLGRPLQDTIIIDNSAASYIFHPQHAVPISSWFSDIHDNELLDMVPFLEDLAADKVSDVSLVLDVNI